The proteins below come from a single Balaenoptera musculus isolate JJ_BM4_2016_0621 chromosome 1, mBalMus1.pri.v3, whole genome shotgun sequence genomic window:
- the XCL1 gene encoding lymphotactin, which yields MRLLILAFFGICCLAAYTVEGVGTEVPDKTICVSLTTQRLPIKKLKTYTITEGFMKAVIFITRRGLKVCADPQVEWVKKAVRTIDKSSRRNVSQTKPTGAQQPNNTAVTLTA from the exons ATGAGACTTCTCATTCTGGCCTTCTTCGGGATCTGCTGTCTTGCTGCATACACTGTGGAAG GTGTGGGGACTGAAGTCCCAGACAAGACCATCTGTGTGAGTCTGACTACCCAGCGACTGCCAATTAAAAAACTCAAGACCTACACCATCACGGAGGGCTTCATGAAAGCAGTGAT ATTTATTACCAGACGTGGCCTTAAAGTCTGTGCTGATCCACAAGTTGAATGGGTGAAAAAAGCAGTCCGAACAATAGACAAGTCCAGCAGGAGAAATGTGAGCCAGACCAAGCCTACAGGAGCCCAACAACCCAACAATACAGCTGTGACCCTGACTGCGTAG